A stretch of the Pseudomonas sp. ACM7 genome encodes the following:
- the rplL gene encoding 50S ribosomal protein L7/L12, producing MSLTNDQIIEAIGEKSVLEIVELIKAMEEKFGVSAAAASAGPAAVAAVVEEQTEFNVMLLEAGEKKVNVIKAVRELTGLGLKEAKAVVDGAPGVVLEAVSKDAADKAKATLEEAGAKVELK from the coding sequence ATGTCTCTGACTAACGACCAAATCATCGAAGCAATCGGCGAAAAATCCGTTCTGGAAATCGTTGAGCTGATCAAGGCCATGGAAGAGAAGTTCGGCGTTTCCGCTGCCGCTGCTTCCGCTGGTCCAGCTGCTGTCGCTGCCGTTGTTGAAGAACAAACTGAATTCAACGTCATGCTGCTGGAAGCTGGCGAGAAGAAAGTTAACGTGATCAAGGCAGTACGTGAACTGACCGGTCTGGGCCTGAAAGAAGCCAAGGCTGTAGTTGACGGCGCTCCTGGCGTTGTTCTGGAAGCTGTTTCGAAAGATGCAGCTGACAAAGCAAAAGCCACTCTGGAAGAAGCAGGCGCTAAAGTCGAGCTGAAGTAA
- the birA gene encoding bifunctional biotin--[acetyl-CoA-carboxylase] ligase/biotin operon repressor BirA has translation MLTLLKLLKDGRFHSGQALGVALGVSRSAVWKQLQHLEAELGLSIHKVRGRGYQLAAPLTLLDPVEIREQAPSCDWPILVFDSIDSTNAEALRAIERGQAAPFLVLAERQTAGRGRRGRKWASPFAENIYYSLVLRIEGGMRQLEGLSLVVGLAVMQALRELGISGAGLKWPNDVLVGQKKIAGILLELVGDPADVCHVVLGVGINVNMQITDEVDQQWTSMRLESGKVFDRNHLVGQLGATLKAYLSRHQVDGFSAIQAEWEQNHLWQGRAVSLIAGVNHIDGEVLGIDSQGALRLKVGGVEKVFSGGELSLRLRDDS, from the coding sequence ATGCTGACATTGTTAAAGCTTCTTAAAGATGGCCGATTCCATTCGGGTCAGGCCTTGGGCGTCGCCTTGGGTGTCAGTCGTAGTGCCGTTTGGAAGCAGCTTCAGCATTTAGAAGCTGAGCTGGGATTATCTATTCACAAGGTGCGGGGTCGCGGCTATCAACTGGCTGCGCCATTGACGCTGCTTGATCCTGTCGAGATAAGAGAGCAGGCGCCTTCTTGTGATTGGCCCATCCTGGTTTTCGATTCAATTGACTCCACTAATGCCGAGGCATTGCGCGCCATAGAGCGGGGGCAGGCGGCACCCTTTCTGGTGCTTGCCGAGCGGCAAACTGCAGGGCGCGGGCGGCGTGGACGTAAATGGGCGAGTCCATTCGCGGAAAACATCTATTACAGCCTCGTGCTGCGTATTGAAGGTGGAATGCGTCAGCTGGAAGGCTTGAGCCTTGTTGTTGGGCTCGCCGTCATGCAGGCCCTGCGTGAGCTTGGTATTTCGGGGGCTGGATTGAAGTGGCCCAATGATGTTCTGGTTGGTCAGAAGAAGATCGCCGGGATATTGCTCGAGCTGGTGGGGGATCCTGCTGATGTGTGTCACGTTGTGCTGGGTGTGGGAATTAATGTGAACATGCAGATTACCGATGAGGTAGATCAGCAGTGGACGTCCATGCGGCTAGAGTCGGGCAAGGTGTTTGATCGAAATCACTTGGTCGGGCAGTTGGGTGCGACGCTCAAGGCATATCTGTCTCGTCATCAAGTCGACGGATTTTCAGCTATCCAGGCAGAGTGGGAGCAAAATCATCTCTGGCAGGGGCGGGCCGTGTCGTTGATCGCAGGTGTTAACCATATAGATGGCGAAGTGCTGGGTATTGATAGTCAGGGTGCTCTGCGCTTGAAGGTGGGTGGTGTGGAAAAAGTCTTTAGTGGTGGTGAGCTCAGTCTGAGGTTGCGTGATGATTCTTGA
- the secE gene encoding preprotein translocase subunit SecE — MTPKAEAQGSRFDLLKWLVVVALVVVGVVGNQYYSASPILYRVLALLAIAAVAAFVGLQTVKGKSFFVLVKEARTEIRKVVWPTRQETTQTTLIVVAVVLVMALLLWGLDSLLGWLVSLIVG; from the coding sequence ATGACTCCTAAAGCTGAAGCTCAAGGCTCTCGCTTCGATCTGCTCAAGTGGCTAGTAGTAGTTGCTTTGGTGGTTGTTGGCGTTGTTGGCAATCAGTATTACTCTGCTTCGCCGATCCTGTACCGCGTACTTGCTTTGCTCGCCATTGCTGCTGTAGCTGCCTTTGTAGGCCTGCAGACGGTCAAGGGCAAGTCTTTCTTTGTACTGGTTAAGGAAGCTCGCACCGAGATTCGTAAAGTCGTATGGCCAACTCGCCAAGAAACCACGCAGACCACGTTGATTGTTGTGGCTGTTGTTCTGGTTATGGCGTTGCTGTTGTGGGGGCTTGATTCCCTGCTCGGCTGGCTTGTTTCCTTGATTGTCGGCTAA
- the rplK gene encoding 50S ribosomal protein L11, translating into MAKKITAYIKLQVKAAQANPSPPVGPALGQHGVNIMEFCKAFNARTQGIEPGLPTPVIITVYSDRSFTFETKSTPASVLLKKAAGLTSGSARPNTVKVGTVTRAQLEEIAKTKNADLTAADMDAAVRTIAGSARSMGLNVEGV; encoded by the coding sequence ATGGCCAAGAAGATTACCGCTTACATCAAGCTGCAAGTGAAGGCCGCTCAGGCTAACCCAAGCCCACCTGTTGGTCCTGCTCTGGGTCAGCACGGCGTGAACATCATGGAATTCTGCAAGGCTTTCAACGCCCGTACTCAGGGTATTGAGCCAGGTCTGCCGACTCCAGTGATCATCACTGTCTACAGCGACCGTAGCTTCACTTTCGAAACCAAATCCACACCTGCTTCGGTTCTGCTGAAGAAAGCTGCTGGTCTGACTAGCGGTTCCGCTCGTCCGAACACCGTTAAGGTTGGCACCGTTACCCGTGCTCAGCTGGAAGAGATCGCGAAAACCAAAAACGCGGATCTGACTGCAGCTGATATGGACGCGGCCGTGCGTACTATCGCCGGTTCTGCTCGTAGCATGGGCCTTAACGTGGAGGGTGTGTAA
- the tuf gene encoding elongation factor Tu, producing MAKEKFERNKPHVNVGTIGHVDHGKTTLTAALTRVCSEVFGSAKVDFDKIDSAPEEKARGITINTAHVEYDSAVRHYAHVDCPGHADYVKNMITGAAQMDGAILVCSAADGPMPQTREHILLSRQVGVPYIVVFLNKADMVDDAELLELVEMEVRDLLSTYDFPGDDTPIIIGSALMALNGQDDNEMGTTAVKKLVETLDSYIPQPERAIDKPFLMPIEDVFSISGRGTVVTGRVERGIVRIQEEVEIVGLRDTVKTTCTGVEMFRKLLDEGRAGENCGVLLRGTKRDDVERGQVLVKPGTVKPHTKFTAEVYVLSKEEGGRHTPFFKGYRPQFYFRTTDVTGNCELPEGVEMVMPGDNVQMTVTLIKTIAMEDGLRFAIREGGRTVGAGVVAKVIE from the coding sequence ATGGCTAAGGAAAAGTTCGAACGTAATAAGCCGCACGTCAACGTTGGTACCATTGGTCACGTCGATCACGGTAAAACTACTCTGACTGCTGCTTTGACCCGCGTCTGCTCCGAAGTTTTCGGTTCGGCAAAGGTAGACTTCGATAAGATCGATAGCGCCCCTGAAGAAAAAGCTCGTGGTATTACCATCAACACCGCTCACGTTGAGTACGATTCGGCTGTGCGTCACTACGCGCACGTTGACTGTCCAGGTCACGCTGACTACGTAAAAAACATGATTACCGGTGCTGCCCAGATGGATGGCGCGATTCTGGTTTGCTCGGCCGCTGATGGTCCGATGCCGCAAACCCGTGAGCACATCCTTCTGTCCCGCCAGGTTGGCGTTCCGTACATCGTTGTCTTCCTGAACAAGGCTGACATGGTTGATGATGCGGAGCTGCTGGAGCTGGTTGAGATGGAGGTGCGCGACCTGCTGAGCACTTACGATTTCCCAGGTGATGACACTCCGATCATCATTGGTTCGGCGCTGATGGCGCTGAATGGTCAAGATGACAACGAGATGGGTACTACTGCCGTCAAGAAGTTGGTCGAGACTCTGGATAGCTACATTCCGCAGCCTGAGCGGGCTATTGATAAGCCGTTCCTGATGCCGATCGAGGATGTTTTCTCGATCTCCGGTCGCGGTACTGTTGTGACTGGTCGTGTTGAGCGTGGCATTGTCCGCATTCAGGAAGAGGTTGAGATTGTTGGTCTTCGTGACACAGTCAAAACTACTTGCACTGGTGTTGAGATGTTCCGCAAGCTGCTCGACGAAGGTCGTGCTGGCGAGAACTGCGGCGTATTGCTGCGTGGTACCAAGCGAGATGATGTTGAGCGTGGCCAGGTTCTGGTCAAGCCGGGCACTGTCAAGCCGCATACCAAGTTCACTGCAGAGGTTTACGTTCTGAGCAAGGAAGAGGGTGGTCGTCATACTCCGTTCTTCAAGGGTTACCGTCCACAGTTCTACTTCCGTACCACGGACGTGACCGGTAACTGCGAATTGCCAGAAGGCGTTGAAATGGTAATGCCTGGTGACAACGTTCAGATGACTGTCACCCTGATCAAAACCATCGCGATGGAAGATGGCCTGCGTTTCGCCATTCGTGAAGGCGGTCGTACCGTCGGTGCTGGTGTCGTTGCTAAGGTTATCGAGTAA
- a CDS encoding pantothenate kinase produces MILELDCGNSFIKWRVLDADVRWVVGEGVVDSDLALLESLKVLKGLALKFCRLVSVRTAEETSALISLLTEAFGVSVVCAAPSREISGVRNGYEEFERLGLDRWLAMLGGFQLASGACLVLDFGTAVTADFISRDGEHLGGFICPGMPLMRNQLRTHTRRIRYGDLAAERALESLVPGRTTVEAVERGCSLMLRGFVLTQLELARSYWGDDFAVFLTGGDADLVSEIVPEARVVPDLVFVGLAMACPLS; encoded by the coding sequence ATGATTCTTGAGCTCGACTGCGGAAACAGTTTTATCAAGTGGCGTGTGCTCGACGCGGATGTTCGGTGGGTGGTTGGCGAGGGCGTCGTTGATTCGGATCTCGCTTTGTTGGAGAGCTTGAAAGTGCTCAAGGGTCTCGCTCTCAAGTTTTGTCGGTTGGTCAGTGTCAGGACCGCCGAAGAAACCAGTGCACTGATTTCTCTGCTGACAGAAGCTTTTGGCGTGTCGGTGGTATGTGCGGCGCCGTCCCGCGAAATATCCGGGGTTCGTAATGGTTATGAGGAGTTCGAACGGTTAGGGCTCGACCGTTGGCTGGCGATGCTTGGGGGATTCCAACTGGCTTCGGGTGCGTGCCTTGTGCTTGATTTTGGTACGGCTGTTACTGCGGACTTCATCTCTAGGGATGGAGAGCACCTAGGAGGATTTATATGTCCGGGAATGCCTCTGATGCGAAACCAATTGCGTACCCACACCCGTAGAATTCGTTATGGCGATCTAGCAGCTGAGCGCGCTCTGGAAAGTCTTGTTCCTGGTCGGACAACTGTCGAGGCGGTCGAGCGGGGGTGCTCGTTGATGCTGAGAGGCTTTGTCCTGACACAGCTAGAGTTGGCGCGTAGCTATTGGGGGGATGATTTTGCTGTGTTCCTCACTGGAGGAGATGCAGACCTGGTTTCCGAGATCGTGCCTGAGGCCAGGGTGGTTCCTGATCTGGTGTTTGTAGGTTTGGCTATGGCGTGTCCCTTGTCGTGA
- the rplA gene encoding 50S ribosomal protein L1 → MAKLTKRQKAIAGKIEAGKSYNFVDAAALLAELSTVKFSESFDVAVNLGVDPRKSDQVVRSATVLPHGTGKTVRVAVFTQGPAAEAALAAGADRVGMDDLAAEMKGGDLNYDVVIASPDAMRVVGQLGQILGPRGLMPNPKVGTVTPDVATAVKNAKAGQVRYRTDKNGIIHTSVGKVGFDAVKLKENVEALIADLKRIKPASSKGIYVKRVTLSTTMGPGLVIDQGSLDA, encoded by the coding sequence ATGGCTAAGTTGACCAAACGTCAAAAGGCTATCGCCGGCAAAATCGAAGCAGGCAAGTCCTACAACTTTGTAGACGCTGCTGCTCTGCTGGCTGAGCTGTCGACCGTCAAGTTCAGCGAGTCGTTTGACGTTGCTGTAAACTTGGGTGTTGACCCGCGTAAATCCGACCAGGTCGTTCGTAGCGCTACTGTGCTGCCACACGGCACTGGCAAGACCGTTCGCGTTGCTGTGTTCACCCAGGGTCCAGCTGCCGAGGCCGCTTTGGCTGCCGGCGCTGACCGTGTAGGTATGGACGATCTGGCTGCCGAAATGAAAGGCGGCGACCTGAACTATGACGTAGTTATCGCATCCCCGGATGCAATGCGCGTTGTTGGTCAGTTGGGTCAGATCCTGGGCCCACGTGGCCTGATGCCTAACCCTAAAGTCGGCACCGTAACGCCAGACGTAGCTACCGCGGTTAAGAACGCCAAGGCTGGTCAGGTTCGTTATCGCACCGACAAAAACGGCATCATCCACACCTCCGTTGGCAAGGTTGGCTTCGACGCCGTCAAGCTGAAGGAAAACGTTGAAGCCCTGATCGCTGATCTGAAGCGTATCAAGCCAGCTTCCTCGAAAGGTATTTACGTCAAGCGCGTTACCCTGAGCACCACCATGGGTCCAGGTCTGGTCATCGACCAAGGCTCGCTCGACGCGTAA
- the nusG gene encoding transcription termination/antitermination protein NusG, protein MAKRWYVVHAYSGYEKHVMRSLVERVKLAGMEDGFGEILVPTEEVVEMRNGQKRKSERKFFPGYVLVQMDMNEGTWHLVKDTPRVMGFIGGTADKPAPITDKEAEAILRRVADGSDKPKPKTLFEPGESVRVNDGPFADFTGTVEEVNYEKSRIQVAVLIFGRSTPVELEFSQVEKV, encoded by the coding sequence GTGGCTAAGCGTTGGTACGTTGTGCATGCTTACTCCGGTTACGAGAAGCATGTCATGCGCTCGTTGGTAGAGCGCGTAAAGCTGGCTGGCATGGAAGATGGCTTTGGCGAAATTCTGGTTCCCACTGAAGAAGTGGTTGAAATGCGTAATGGCCAGAAACGCAAAAGCGAGCGCAAGTTCTTCCCAGGTTATGTGCTGGTTCAGATGGACATGAATGAGGGTACTTGGCACTTGGTCAAGGATACTCCTCGGGTGATGGGTTTTATCGGCGGTACTGCTGATAAGCCTGCACCTATCACAGATAAAGAGGCAGAAGCGATTCTGCGTCGCGTTGCTGATGGTAGCGACAAGCCGAAGCCGAAGACGTTGTTCGAGCCAGGTGAGTCGGTGCGTGTCAATGATGGGCCGTTTGCTGACTTTACTGGCACGGTCGAAGAAGTTAACTACGAGAAGAGCCGGATCCAAGTGGCAGTGCTCATTTTCGGTCGCTCTACTCCGGTAGAGCTAGAGTTCAGCCAGGTCGAAAAAGTCTAG
- the tyrS gene encoding tyrosine--tRNA ligase, which produces MKSVEEQLALIKRGAEELLVESELIEKLKRGQPLRIKAGFDPTAPDLHLGHTVLINKLRQFQELGHQVIFLIGDFTGMIGDPSGKSATRPPLTREQVLENAETYKTQVFKILDPAKTEVAFNSTWMDQMGPADFIRLTSQYTVARMLERDDFYKRYTTNQPIAIHEFLYPLVQGYDSVALRADVELGGTDQKFNLLMGRELQRGYGQEAQCILTMPLLEGLDGVKKMSKSLGNYVGIQEAPGVMYGKLVSIPDALMWRYFELLSFRSMDEINAYRADVEAGANPRDIKIKLAEEIVARFHGEEAAANAHRAAGNRMKEGELPDDLPEIELTATEDMPIAAVLNKAGLVKNSAVARDLLGSGGVRIDGEVVDRTFIYVLGATHVCQAGKKAFARITLKSE; this is translated from the coding sequence ATGAAGTCGGTTGAAGAGCAGCTAGCGCTGATTAAACGTGGTGCGGAAGAACTGTTGGTCGAGTCCGAGCTGATCGAAAAGCTCAAGCGTGGCCAGCCGCTACGTATTAAGGCAGGCTTCGATCCGACCGCGCCGGATTTGCACCTGGGTCATACCGTCCTTATTAATAAGCTGCGCCAGTTCCAGGAGCTGGGGCATCAGGTGATCTTCCTTATAGGTGACTTCACCGGGATGATCGGCGATCCGAGCGGAAAGAGTGCGACACGTCCTCCTCTTACCCGCGAGCAGGTTCTCGAGAATGCCGAGACCTACAAGACCCAGGTTTTCAAGATTCTTGATCCGGCGAAAACCGAAGTTGCGTTCAACTCCACCTGGATGGATCAGATGGGGCCGGCCGATTTCATTCGCCTGACTTCGCAGTACACCGTGGCTCGCATGCTCGAGCGCGACGACTTCTATAAGCGCTATACCACCAATCAGCCAATCGCCATTCATGAGTTCCTCTATCCGTTGGTTCAGGGGTATGACTCGGTCGCATTGCGCGCGGATGTCGAGCTGGGTGGTACCGATCAGAAGTTCAACCTGTTGATGGGGCGTGAACTGCAGCGTGGATATGGTCAAGAGGCCCAGTGCATTCTGACCATGCCGCTGCTCGAAGGTCTGGATGGCGTGAAGAAGATGTCCAAGTCCTTGGGCAACTACGTGGGTATTCAGGAAGCGCCGGGTGTGATGTACGGCAAACTGGTTTCCATTCCGGATGCGCTGATGTGGCGCTACTTCGAATTGCTCAGTTTCCGCTCCATGGATGAGATCAATGCATACCGTGCTGATGTCGAGGCGGGTGCCAATCCGCGTGATATCAAGATCAAGCTGGCCGAAGAAATCGTTGCGCGTTTCCATGGTGAAGAGGCTGCAGCCAATGCTCACCGTGCGGCGGGTAACCGTATGAAGGAAGGCGAGCTACCGGACGATCTGCCAGAGATTGAATTGACTGCTACTGAAGACATGCCGATTGCGGCTGTCCTTAATAAGGCAGGTCTGGTCAAGAACTCGGCAGTCGCGCGGGACCTTCTAGGTTCTGGTGGTGTGCGTATAGATGGTGAGGTTGTCGATCGCACCTTTATATACGTACTGGGCGCGACCCATGTTTGCCAGGCCGGGAAGAAGGCATTTGCACGTATTACGCTCAAATCCGAATAA
- the rplJ gene encoding 50S ribosomal protein L10: MAIKLEDKKAIVAEVNKAAQVALSAVVADARGVTVGAMTGLRKEAREAGVYVRVVRNTLLKRAVAGTQYDVLNDVFTGPTLIAFSKEHPGAAARIFKEFAKGQDKFEIKAAAFEGKFLAANQIDVLASLPTRDEAISQLMSVIQGATSKLARTLAALRDQKEAAAA, encoded by the coding sequence GTGGCAATTAAACTTGAAGACAAGAAGGCCATCGTCGCTGAAGTCAACAAGGCTGCCCAAGTTGCTCTGTCCGCTGTCGTGGCTGATGCCCGTGGCGTAACAGTAGGCGCTATGACCGGACTCCGTAAAGAGGCTCGTGAAGCTGGCGTTTACGTACGTGTTGTACGTAACACCCTGCTCAAGCGCGCCGTTGCTGGCACTCAATATGACGTGCTCAACGACGTGTTCACCGGCCCGACCTTGATTGCATTCTCCAAAGAACATCCGGGCGCTGCTGCTCGTATCTTCAAAGAGTTCGCAAAAGGTCAGGATAAGTTCGAGATCAAGGCAGCTGCGTTCGAGGGCAAGTTCCTCGCAGCTAATCAGATCGACGTACTGGCAAGCCTGCCGACCCGTGACGAAGCAATTTCTCAGCTGATGAGCGTGATTCAAGGCGCAACCAGCAAATTGGCTCGTACTCTGGCGGCTCTTCGCGACCAGAAAGAAGCTGCCGCAGCCTAA